The Crocinitomicaceae bacterium genome includes a region encoding these proteins:
- a CDS encoding fatty acid desaturase, whose protein sequence is MSTIEELQPIRFSQKSGADFSNTLKKRVRDYFKENNISKYANASMVIKTIFMIALYLVPYFLMITGVITNVWLIALCWMIMGTGVAGIGLSIMHDANHGAYSKNEKVNFWLGRILNIVGGFAPTWNIQHNVLHHSYTNVLGYDEDVSPPISILRFSPKDEYRKIHRFQYIYAWFFYGLMTLSWITSKDFAQLYRYKKMGLTKTENEKFNRLLVELIFTKVFYYFYILVIPLIFMDIAWWLLPIFIVVMHIIAGIILAMIFQPAHVVNETEFPVENADHTIENNWSIHQLQTTSNFAPNSRIFAWLIGGLNYQVEHHLFPNICHVHYKKISQIVKQTAHEFGLPYHSEPTFASALANHNRMLKKLGKSA, encoded by the coding sequence ATGAGCACAATAGAAGAACTTCAACCAATTCGCTTTTCGCAAAAAAGCGGAGCTGACTTTAGCAACACTCTGAAAAAAAGAGTCAGAGATTATTTCAAAGAAAACAATATTTCAAAATACGCCAATGCAAGTATGGTGATTAAGACCATATTCATGATTGCTTTATATTTGGTGCCTTATTTTCTGATGATTACCGGTGTTATCACCAATGTATGGCTAATTGCATTGTGCTGGATGATCATGGGTACAGGCGTTGCTGGCATTGGTCTGTCTATCATGCATGATGCAAATCACGGTGCGTATTCTAAAAATGAAAAGGTAAATTTTTGGCTTGGCAGAATTCTCAATATTGTGGGCGGCTTTGCTCCAACTTGGAACATTCAGCATAATGTTTTGCATCACTCCTACACCAACGTGCTTGGATATGATGAAGATGTTTCTCCGCCAATCAGTATTCTGAGATTTTCACCCAAAGATGAATACCGCAAAATTCATAGGTTCCAATACATCTATGCTTGGTTTTTTTATGGCTTGATGACGCTTTCATGGATTACCAGTAAAGACTTTGCGCAATTGTACCGATATAAAAAAATGGGATTGACAAAAACTGAAAATGAAAAATTCAATCGCTTGCTTGTGGAATTAATCTTTACTAAAGTTTTTTATTACTTCTACATTCTGGTAATTCCGTTAATTTTTATGGATATTGCTTGGTGGCTGCTTCCTATATTTATTGTGGTAATGCATATTATTGCCGGTATAATACTTGCTATGATTTTTCAACCGGCACACGTGGTGAATGAAACAGAATTCCCGGTAGAAAATGCTGATCACACAATTGAAAATAATTGGAGCATTCATCAATTACAAACTACCAGCAATTTTGCCCCTAATAGTCGAATTTTTGCTTGGCTGATTGGTGGATTAAATTATCAGGTTGAACACCATTTGTTTCCTAATATCTGCCACGTGCATTATAAAAAAATTAGTCAAATAGTAAAACAAACTGCACATGAATTTGGCTTACCATATCACTCAGAACCGACTTTTGCAAGTGCATTGGCAAACCATAACCGCATGTTGAAAAAGCTGGGTAAATCTGCCTGA
- a CDS encoding CTP synthase — MSSATKYIFVTGGVTSSLGKGIISASLAKLLQGRGYSVTIQKLDPYINIDPGTLNPYEHGECYVTNDGAETDLDLGHYERFLNVPTSQANNVTTGRIYQSVIEKERRGEFLGKTVQIIPHITDEIKSRIQILGNSGQFDFVITEIGGTVGDIESLPYIEAVRQMVWEFKRNCLVIHLTLIPYLKAAGELKTKPTQHSVKALLELGVQPDILVCRTEYHIDRAMRKKIALFCNVEANAVIESADANSIYEVPLLMQQEELDKVVLEKLNLPHDGEAKLTEWKQFLSRLTNPKSQVTIGLVGKYIELKDSYKSIIEAFHHAGASNECQVNIEWIHSEKINEENVAYRLKELDGIIVAPGFGSRGIEGKILSIQYARENNIPFFGICLGMQCAVIEFARNVLGYQDAHTTEIDEQTKHPVIAIMAAQKDITHKGGTMRLGAYACDLLDGSKASEAYGDLHISERHRHRYEFNNDYLAEMEKHGMKATGKNPETGLVEIVEIPDHIWFIGAQFHPEYKSTVEKPHPLFISFVKAAIRKKKEALV, encoded by the coding sequence ATGTCCAGTGCAACCAAGTACATTTTTGTAACCGGCGGGGTTACTTCATCTCTCGGTAAAGGAATCATTTCAGCATCTTTAGCAAAACTGTTACAAGGACGCGGGTATTCTGTCACCATTCAAAAGCTGGATCCTTATATCAATATTGATCCCGGAACCTTGAATCCATACGAACATGGAGAGTGTTATGTCACCAATGACGGCGCTGAAACTGACCTTGATTTGGGGCACTATGAGCGTTTTTTAAATGTGCCTACTTCTCAAGCAAACAATGTAACCACCGGACGCATTTATCAATCTGTAATTGAAAAAGAAAGACGGGGAGAATTCCTTGGAAAAACTGTTCAGATTATTCCCCACATCACAGACGAAATCAAATCACGAATTCAAATTTTAGGAAACTCAGGTCAGTTTGATTTTGTTATCACTGAAATTGGTGGTACTGTAGGTGATATTGAATCATTGCCTTATATTGAAGCGGTGCGTCAGATGGTTTGGGAATTTAAACGTAACTGTCTGGTGATTCACCTCACCTTAATTCCATATCTAAAAGCTGCCGGAGAACTTAAAACAAAACCTACGCAGCACTCAGTGAAAGCATTGCTTGAATTAGGTGTACAACCTGATATTCTTGTTTGTCGCACTGAATACCATATTGACCGTGCGATGCGGAAAAAAATTGCCCTGTTTTGTAACGTGGAAGCCAATGCTGTAATTGAATCAGCTGATGCTAACTCTATATACGAAGTTCCTTTGCTGATGCAGCAAGAAGAGTTGGATAAAGTGGTTTTGGAAAAACTCAATTTGCCTCATGATGGTGAAGCAAAACTCACTGAGTGGAAACAATTTCTGAGTCGTTTGACTAATCCAAAAAGCCAGGTGACCATTGGCTTGGTTGGTAAATATATTGAGTTGAAAGATTCGTATAAATCAATTATTGAAGCCTTTCATCACGCAGGTGCATCCAATGAATGTCAGGTAAACATTGAGTGGATTCATTCAGAAAAAATAAATGAAGAAAATGTTGCCTATAGGTTAAAAGAACTAGATGGCATTATTGTAGCACCGGGCTTTGGATCAAGAGGTATAGAAGGTAAAATACTTTCAATTCAGTATGCGCGTGAAAACAACATTCCATTCTTTGGTATTTGTTTAGGTATGCAATGTGCAGTAATTGAATTCGCTAGAAACGTGTTGGGATATCAAGATGCTCACACCACTGAAATTGACGAACAAACCAAACATCCGGTGATTGCCATTATGGCTGCACAAAAAGATATCACGCATAAAGGCGGCACTATGAGGCTTGGAGCTTATGCATGTGACTTACTTGATGGCAGCAAGGCTTCAGAAGCTTATGGAGATTTGCATATTTCTGAAAGACATCGTCATCGCTATGAATTCAACAATGATTATTTGGCAGAAATGGAAAAACACGGGATGAAAGCTACCGGAAAAAATCCTGAAACGGGCCTGGTTGAAATTGTTGAAATCCCTGATCATATCTGGTTTATTGGAGCACAGTTTCACCCTGAATATAAAAGTACGGTTGAAAAACCACATCCACTTTTTATCTCTTTTGTGAAAGCTGCTATCAGAAAAAAGAAAGAAGCCTTAGTTTAA
- a CDS encoding acyloxyacyl hydrolase, with protein MKLRFFFILLSFSVWSNAQRSLPWSISILPKTGFLISHRPYMSHLVKDNNTAYELEFSQQDNSRNTTANAYRFPSRGFSLSYHDYGYRDVLGIGIGCLQFTKFNILQHKKFGCIDFRIGSGLAFITKEYDVISNPKNNAIGSKWNAYINLQLGYEKQFRHMVLGVGLEISHYSNAAITMPNLGLNTPMCYFKVGYAVKTREIFSADTLPVIAILPRPGNKLQFHLLSGVKQNLPGYNHDSHHAVIALQGFYRMRLGFKWDIETGLDISYNGANRYKYDDLSFTFIETVQIGLYAGACINFYKSQIFFGLGGYVYNAINPAGWVYDRIGYRYNFSKQFNAMIAIKANIGIADYLEFGIGYRFW; from the coding sequence GTGAAGTTACGTTTCTTTTTTATTTTGCTTTCTTTTTCTGTCTGGAGCAACGCACAGCGCAGCCTTCCATGGTCTATTTCTATTCTTCCAAAAACCGGTTTTCTTATCTCGCATCGTCCATACATGTCTCATTTGGTAAAAGATAATAACACGGCCTATGAATTAGAATTTTCACAACAAGATAATAGCAGAAATACTACTGCTAATGCTTACCGTTTTCCTTCAAGAGGTTTTTCTTTGTCTTATCATGACTACGGATATCGTGATGTATTAGGCATTGGCATTGGATGTTTACAATTTACAAAATTCAATATCCTTCAGCATAAAAAATTTGGTTGCATTGATTTCAGAATTGGGTCTGGTTTAGCATTTATTACCAAAGAGTATGATGTAATCAGCAATCCAAAAAATAATGCTATTGGATCAAAATGGAATGCCTATATCAACCTTCAGCTTGGGTATGAAAAACAATTCCGTCACATGGTGCTGGGCGTAGGTTTGGAAATAAGTCACTATTCCAACGCCGCTATTACAATGCCTAATCTGGGACTGAATACACCCATGTGTTATTTCAAAGTCGGTTATGCCGTTAAGACAAGAGAAATATTTTCTGCCGATACCCTACCGGTTATTGCCATTTTACCACGACCTGGAAATAAATTGCAATTCCATTTGTTGTCAGGTGTTAAACAAAATTTACCTGGATACAATCACGATAGCCATCATGCAGTTATTGCCCTGCAAGGTTTTTATAGAATGAGATTAGGTTTTAAATGGGATATAGAAACAGGATTAGATATTAGTTATAATGGTGCCAATAGATACAAATACGATGATCTTTCATTTACATTTATTGAAACAGTGCAAATTGGATTGTATGCAGGTGCCTGTATTAATTTTTATAAGTCACAAATATTTTTTGGATTAGGAGGGTATGTTTACAATGCAATCAATCCGGCAGGATGGGTTTATGACCGAATTGGTTACCGTTACAATTTCAGCAAACAATTTAATGCAATGATTGCCATAAAAGCCAATATCGGAATTGCCGATTATTTGGAATTTGGTATTGGGTACCGTTTTTGGTAA
- a CDS encoding acyloxyacyl hydrolase: MQKSFFEVNLGYIQYPFSADQLEPGYTLTGDVEIPHPAVRLILFGYEFNKYLAAQITYMRPVSWIKYPFVNTITGISEKHSVWMNVGGLTLKPSLPLGEKFNLYGEAGLGLITRHGITDYYNNQVVSDAMYGYYLFGGGVQYKISNHWKLQICSNYSPANSKQKQPATFFAGFGFNYRYDQYSPDKLEHAKTLGYIHPKQWVKFGYTSNVAGYGINNFLERACLFWGGHVEIKNGYTLAYHRNIFHGAKVFSLDIGADAGYWTTKGSAKNPGMEENFWSVSIYPVFRLNFLRTKPLDAYFFYSVAGPSYLSKVIIDDFNTGGHFTFHDTMGTGLFFGKKRNFNAELKISHFSNGNTFPHNDSVKIPMSLDFGVVF, from the coding sequence ATGCAAAAATCATTTTTTGAAGTGAATCTGGGTTATATACAGTATCCATTTTCAGCTGATCAATTAGAGCCGGGTTATACACTTACCGGTGATGTAGAAATACCTCATCCTGCTGTTCGTCTTATTTTATTTGGCTACGAATTCAATAAATATCTTGCGGCTCAAATTACTTACATGCGCCCGGTTTCATGGATCAAATATCCTTTTGTAAATACCATTACGGGCATTAGTGAAAAACATTCGGTATGGATGAATGTTGGCGGTTTGACTTTGAAACCATCATTGCCATTGGGTGAAAAATTCAACCTGTATGGTGAAGCCGGCCTGGGTCTTATTACACGTCATGGCATTACTGACTATTACAACAATCAGGTAGTATCAGATGCTATGTATGGCTATTATCTTTTTGGTGGAGGAGTGCAATATAAAATCAGTAACCATTGGAAATTGCAAATCTGTTCTAACTATTCACCTGCAAATTCTAAACAAAAACAACCGGCTACTTTTTTTGCAGGTTTTGGATTTAATTATCGCTATGATCAATATTCTCCGGACAAATTAGAACACGCTAAAACGCTTGGATACATTCATCCGAAACAATGGGTAAAATTTGGATACACCAGCAATGTGGCAGGTTACGGCATCAATAATTTTCTTGAAAGAGCTTGCTTGTTCTGGGGAGGACACGTTGAAATAAAAAACGGATACACCCTGGCATATCATCGCAATATTTTTCATGGGGCAAAAGTATTTTCTCTTGATATTGGCGCTGATGCCGGATATTGGACTACTAAAGGTTCTGCTAAAAATCCTGGCATGGAAGAAAATTTCTGGTCGGTTTCTATTTATCCGGTTTTTAGATTGAATTTCCTTAGAACAAAACCGCTAGATGCATATTTCTTTTATTCTGTTGCCGGACCATCATACTTATCAAAAGTGATTATTGACGATTTTAATACCGGAGGACATTTTACGTTTCATGACACCATGGGAACAGGTTTGTTCTTTGGTAAAAAAAGAAATTTTAATGCTGAACTTAAGATCAGTCATTTTTCAAATGGTAACACATTCCCTCACAATGACTCGGTAAAAATTCCTATGAGTCTTGATTTTGGTGTTGTATTTTAA
- the yidC gene encoding membrane protein insertase YidC, whose protein sequence is MDKRSIIGLLVIGTILLIFSVYNGSQQKEKPAENTTTETKTEKSDKGNSGNQTHEGPGGSYIPKVDSTGVQLVDSLNRLVYVDTLTQGDTAIATNENHITETDSAKIKLGSTPYVNEKLVRLENDLLIIDITNRGGMIQNVYLKKYKTYDAFVANREEPLQLIDTASWYGIEFFEGEIKRNSKDYSFEFENKNDSSVVVEMMNSTGRRVCYKYTMHPGRYDIGFQVYFKGFKAEESKDISLKSEFNLLATEKHLPNERQVATLFFKYKDEGYDYLIGDTWQPLEQTTDWVAYKQSYFSAILMHPAGFPRTEKSKISVKTCAETDSVYVKRFRSTLDLGITSMDNTIDLKWYFGPNDYDILSTYENGSEDIVDLGWGLFRWLNVYAFKPLFTTFVGWGMGIGLAILLLTIVVKLILSPVNYKMYKSSAMMKVIKPEIDELSKKFPKKEDAVKKQQAMMTLYRETGVSPFAGCIPMLIQMPILFAIFRLFPSSLELRQRSFLWAEDLSSYDSIMNFSFNIPFYGDHISLFTLLMSGTTLFYTWYNSANMQQPTQEGMPNMKVIMYIFPVLMIFFFNNFSAGLSYYYFISTLITILIMWAIKKFFINEEKIHAQIQANKANPVKKEKSKFAQRLEDAQRLQAEKSKKK, encoded by the coding sequence ATGGATAAAAGATCAATCATCGGTTTACTAGTCATCGGAACAATTCTGCTAATATTCAGCGTTTATAACGGATCACAGCAAAAAGAAAAACCGGCAGAAAACACCACAACTGAAACTAAAACTGAAAAATCAGACAAAGGAAATTCAGGTAATCAAACGCATGAAGGACCGGGAGGATCATATATTCCAAAAGTAGATTCAACCGGTGTTCAACTTGTTGATTCATTGAATAGATTAGTATATGTTGATACCCTGACCCAGGGTGATACCGCAATTGCAACCAATGAAAATCATATAACCGAAACTGACTCTGCAAAAATTAAATTGGGATCAACGCCTTATGTCAATGAAAAATTGGTTCGTCTTGAAAATGATTTACTCATCATAGATATTACCAACCGAGGCGGAATGATTCAAAATGTCTACCTGAAAAAATATAAAACGTATGATGCATTTGTAGCAAACCGTGAAGAACCGCTTCAGCTAATTGATACGGCATCATGGTATGGAATTGAATTTTTTGAAGGTGAGATTAAAAGAAATTCAAAAGACTACTCATTTGAATTTGAAAACAAAAATGATTCAAGCGTTGTAGTTGAAATGATGAACTCAACCGGCAGAAGAGTGTGTTATAAATACACCATGCACCCGGGCAGATATGATATTGGATTTCAAGTTTACTTCAAAGGCTTCAAGGCAGAAGAATCAAAAGACATCTCACTTAAATCAGAATTTAATTTGCTGGCAACTGAAAAACATTTACCCAATGAAAGACAAGTTGCTACTTTGTTCTTCAAATATAAAGATGAGGGTTATGATTACCTCATTGGTGACACCTGGCAACCTCTTGAACAAACAACGGATTGGGTTGCCTATAAGCAAAGTTATTTCTCAGCCATTCTTATGCATCCTGCCGGATTTCCGCGCACAGAAAAATCAAAAATTTCAGTAAAAACCTGCGCTGAAACAGATAGTGTTTATGTGAAAAGATTTCGCTCAACGTTAGATTTAGGAATCACATCCATGGACAATACCATTGACCTGAAATGGTACTTTGGTCCTAATGATTATGATATACTTTCAACCTATGAGAACGGATCTGAGGATATTGTGGATTTAGGCTGGGGACTTTTCAGATGGCTAAATGTGTATGCTTTCAAACCATTGTTCACAACATTTGTTGGATGGGGCATGGGTATTGGACTTGCAATCTTATTGCTGACTATCGTGGTGAAACTCATTTTAAGTCCGGTAAACTACAAGATGTACAAATCATCAGCCATGATGAAAGTAATTAAACCTGAAATTGATGAATTGAGTAAAAAGTTCCCGAAAAAAGAAGACGCGGTGAAAAAGCAACAAGCTATGATGACTTTGTATCGTGAAACGGGTGTGAGTCCTTTTGCGGGTTGTATTCCAATGCTGATTCAGATGCCTATTTTGTTTGCAATTTTCAGGTTGTTTCCTTCATCACTTGAATTGCGTCAGCGTTCATTTTTATGGGCTGAAGATTTATCATCGTATGATTCAATCATGAATTTTAGTTTTAACATTCCTTTCTATGGTGATCACATTTCATTGTTTACTTTATTGATGTCAGGTACTACTCTATTCTACACTTGGTACAACAGTGCAAACATGCAGCAACCAACGCAAGAAGGAATGCCGAACATGAAAGTGATCATGTACATTTTCCCTGTTTTGATGATTTTCTTCTTCAATAATTTTTCTGCGGGCTTGAGTTATTATTATTTTATTTCAACATTGATCACCATCTTGATTATGTGGGCAATTAAAAAATTCTTTATTAATGAAGAAAAAATTCATGCTCAAATTCAGGCAAACAAAGCTAATCCGGTGAAAAAAGAGAAATCAAAATTTGCCCAACGCCTTGAAGATGCGCAACGTTTACAAGCTGAAAAATCAAAGAAAAAATAG
- a CDS encoding DUF2807 domain-containing protein, with the protein MQYSYAAIEQINGRTKMNVIKINIADRLIPCLICILILAIVSCKKSEERSCIKSTGELTSDTIPLDSVYEFRLYKNIRYEIFQDSDREIIIHGGKNVVGFIEVSNESGIVSVNNRNKCNFFRKSEDIPTVEIHYPNLKQFYFESSDSVYFHDTIYADTLMVEMRQGGGSLFICTEVNFLRINVSYGTADYILKGHANNAEVKIQNNGFADASEFQSPYIFVYNNSTGDLIINLDSSFATVNIEGTGNVKYTGEPANVTLQNPGSGSFIKI; encoded by the coding sequence TTGCAATATTCCTATGCGGCAATTGAACAAATTAATGGAAGAACAAAAATGAATGTTATAAAAATAAATATCGCGGACAGATTAATTCCCTGTTTGATTTGTATTCTGATTTTGGCAATTGTGTCATGCAAGAAATCAGAGGAAAGATCATGCATTAAATCAACCGGTGAGTTGACCTCTGATACAATACCTTTGGACTCGGTTTATGAATTCCGTTTGTACAAAAATATCCGCTATGAGATTTTTCAGGATTCAGATAGAGAGATAATTATTCATGGAGGTAAAAATGTAGTTGGGTTTATTGAAGTGTCAAATGAGTCAGGCATTGTATCAGTGAATAACCGCAACAAGTGTAATTTTTTTCGCAAGAGTGAGGACATTCCAACTGTAGAAATACATTATCCTAATTTGAAACAATTTTATTTTGAGAGTAGTGATTCAGTTTATTTTCATGACACTATTTATGCAGACACCTTAATGGTAGAAATGCGACAAGGAGGAGGCAGTTTATTCATTTGCACTGAGGTAAATTTTTTACGCATCAATGTATCATACGGAACGGCTGATTATATTTTAAAAGGTCATGCCAACAATGCTGAAGTGAAAATTCAGAACAATGGTTTTGCTGATGCGTCAGAATTTCAGTCACCTTATATTTTTGTTTATAACAATTCAACGGGTGATTTAATCATCAACCTAGATAGTTCTTTCGCAACAGTAAACATTGAAGGCACGGGCAATGTAAAGTATACCGGTGAACCCGCCAATGTCACATTGCAAAATCCGGGCAGTGGTTCGTTCATAAAAATATAA
- a CDS encoding DUF4199 family protein produces MKTSVKVALGVSLIWIIISLTMFLLGYSREFFTMGILLNIFLLMAAISYGYYLTKKEKDFAKTIFLDDFKIAMQSGLMYTIVVSGFTYLYHETIDTSIKDALVDSRIELLHETYPDEAAFQKLQESEAQWKDKNFDVYIEEQEDYIRGIISSFSVFIFHLMGLFIFAMFFSIFGTVIIRKVILRE; encoded by the coding sequence ATGAAAACAAGCGTGAAAGTTGCACTCGGAGTTAGCCTGATCTGGATTATTATTTCATTGACCATGTTTTTGCTTGGCTATTCCCGTGAGTTTTTTACCATGGGCATATTGCTGAATATTTTTCTACTTATGGCGGCCATCTCCTATGGTTATTACCTCACTAAAAAAGAGAAAGATTTTGCAAAAACAATTTTCCTGGATGATTTTAAAATTGCCATGCAAAGCGGATTGATGTATACCATCGTAGTCTCCGGTTTCACCTATCTATATCATGAAACCATTGACACCTCCATTAAAGATGCTTTAGTTGATTCACGTATTGAATTGCTTCATGAAACGTATCCTGATGAAGCAGCTTTTCAAAAACTACAAGAATCAGAAGCGCAGTGGAAGGACAAAAATTTCGATGTATATATTGAAGAACAAGAAGATTATATACGCGGCATCATCAGTTCATTCTCTGTTTTCATTTTTCATTTAATGGGATTATTCATCTTTGCCATGTTCTTTTCAATATTTGGCACAGTGATTATTCGCAAGGTGATATTGAGAGAATAA
- a CDS encoding peptidoglycan synthetase → MHVHFIAIGGSAMHNLAIALKRKGIHVTGSDDEIFEPSKSRLAKEGILPDRVGWNPDLISDKIDSIILGMHARKDNPELVRAQELGLKIYSYPEFIYSQTKDKIRIVVGGSHGKTTITSMLLHAMKKLQVKTDFLVGALLEGFDCMVQLSDAKYIVIEGDEYLSSPIDLTPKFHWYAPHYAIISGVAWDHINVFPTFDRYVDQFKIFTNKIEKNGLLAYYIHDPELKKLAAEIRPDIVLRPYDCPEFELANGVTTILSERRRYPLRIFGKHNLQNINAARTILNALGFSDDQVYSAMMDFKGAAKRLELIAENNTCVAYKDFAHSPSKLKATVAAVKEQYPDRKLIACMELHTFSSLKKDFLPQYENCMAGADEAYVYFSPEVVHHKKLDPITPQMVSDAFATKNVRVLTDSNELTKLLREKKWHQTNLLLMSSGNFDGVDLNAFGKELIKS, encoded by the coding sequence ATGCACGTTCATTTTATTGCAATTGGAGGAAGCGCAATGCACAATCTGGCTATTGCACTCAAAAGAAAAGGAATTCACGTTACGGGTTCTGATGATGAAATTTTTGAACCATCAAAATCACGCCTTGCTAAGGAAGGTATTTTGCCTGATCGGGTAGGGTGGAATCCTGATCTAATCTCTGATAAAATTGATAGCATCATATTGGGAATGCATGCCCGAAAAGATAATCCTGAACTAGTGCGCGCACAGGAACTTGGTTTGAAAATCTACTCTTACCCTGAATTTATTTACTCGCAAACAAAAGATAAAATCAGAATAGTAGTGGGTGGTTCTCATGGAAAAACTACCATCACATCCATGCTTTTACATGCCATGAAAAAACTTCAGGTGAAAACTGATTTTCTGGTTGGCGCTTTGCTTGAAGGATTTGATTGTATGGTGCAGTTGTCGGATGCAAAATATATCGTGATTGAGGGAGATGAGTATCTTTCTTCTCCAATAGATCTCACGCCAAAATTTCATTGGTATGCCCCGCATTATGCCATTATCAGCGGCGTTGCCTGGGATCATATCAATGTATTTCCAACTTTTGATAGGTATGTTGATCAGTTCAAAATTTTCACAAATAAAATTGAAAAAAACGGATTGCTCGCTTATTATATTCATGATCCTGAACTCAAAAAATTAGCTGCAGAAATTCGGCCCGATATTGTTTTAAGACCGTATGATTGTCCTGAATTTGAACTTGCAAATGGAGTCACAACCATTCTTTCAGAACGCAGACGATACCCTTTGCGCATTTTTGGTAAACACAATTTGCAGAACATCAATGCGGCACGCACTATTCTCAATGCTCTTGGATTCAGCGATGATCAGGTATATTCAGCCATGATGGATTTTAAAGGTGCCGCTAAACGACTGGAATTAATTGCCGAGAATAATACTTGCGTTGCGTATAAAGACTTTGCCCATTCACCTTCTAAATTAAAAGCAACTGTTGCTGCCGTGAAAGAGCAGTATCCTGATAGAAAATTAATTGCTTGCATGGAACTGCACACATTTTCATCGTTGAAAAAAGATTTTTTGCCTCAGTATGAAAATTGCATGGCAGGTGCTGATGAAGCATATGTTTACTTCAGTCCTGAAGTGGTACACCATAAAAAACTTGACCCCATTACCCCGCAAATGGTGAGTGATGCTTTTGCTACTAAAAATGTACGTGTATTGACTGATTCAAATGAACTGACAAAATTGTTGCGAGAAAAAAAATGGCATCAAACCAATTTACTTCTCATGAGTTCAGGAAATTTTGACGGGGTTGATCTAAATGCGTTTGGGAAGGAATTGATTAAAAGCTGA
- the mazG gene encoding nucleoside triphosphate pyrophosphohydrolase yields the protein MNEKLKAFERLLNIMDDLRAKCPWDKKQTLESLRHLTIEETYELADAITANDMNGIKGELGDLLLHMVFYAKIADEQKSFDIADVLNAICEKLIHRHPHIYGDVKVENEEEVKANWEKLKLKEGKKSVLEGVPNSLPAMVKATRIQDKVKGIGFDWNNETEVWKKVEEEIDELKVEIKNQDKQKTEEEFGDVLFSLINYARWIGVNPEDALAKTNQKFIHRFQKMESAIEADGKKLEEMNLSEMDVYWEKAKGKNVQ from the coding sequence ATGAACGAGAAATTAAAAGCCTTTGAACGATTACTCAACATCATGGATGATTTGCGTGCAAAATGTCCTTGGGATAAAAAACAAACTCTGGAATCGCTGCGTCATCTAACCATTGAAGAAACGTATGAATTGGCAGATGCTATCACGGCAAATGACATGAATGGAATCAAAGGTGAATTAGGCGATTTACTTTTACACATGGTCTTCTATGCCAAAATAGCAGATGAGCAAAAGTCATTTGATATTGCTGACGTGTTGAATGCAATCTGTGAAAAATTAATTCACCGACATCCGCATATTTATGGTGACGTAAAAGTTGAAAATGAAGAAGAGGTAAAAGCAAACTGGGAAAAATTAAAACTGAAAGAAGGTAAAAAATCAGTGCTCGAAGGGGTACCTAATTCCTTGCCCGCAATGGTTAAAGCCACCCGAATTCAAGACAAGGTAAAGGGCATTGGTTTTGACTGGAACAATGAAACCGAAGTATGGAAAAAAGTTGAAGAAGAAATTGATGAATTAAAGGTTGAAATTAAAAATCAGGATAAACAAAAAACCGAAGAAGAATTTGGTGATGTACTTTTTTCACTCATCAATTATGCCAGATGGATTGGTGTTAACCCTGAAGATGCACTGGCAAAAACCAATCAGAAATTTATACATCGTTTTCAAAAAATGGAATCAGCCATTGAGGCAGATGGAAAAAAATTGGAGGAGATGAACTTGTCTGAAATGGATGTTTACTGGGAGAAAGCGAAAGGAAAAAATGTTCAGTAG